In Bacillus thuringiensis, the DNA window TAACGGGTCTTGTTCATATTAGTGAAGTTGCTGATAATTATGTGAAAGATATTAACGATCACTTAAAAGTGGGCGACCAAGTAGAAGTAAAAGTTATTAACGTTGAAAAAGATGGTAAGATCGGTCTATCTATTAAAAAAGCGAAAGAGCGTGAAAAAACAGAAGGAGATCGTCCACGTGGTGAATACCAACGCGGTGGCGGTGGCGATCAACAACGTTCTGGACGTCCACAACGTAATCGTTCTTTTAACAGAGATAACCGTGGCGGCGGTAACGAACGAGCTCCAAAAGAAACATTCGAGCAAAAGATGGCACGTTTCTTAAAGGATAGTGAAGATCGTTTAACTTCTTTAAAGCGTAACACAGAATCTAAACGTGGTGGCCGTGGCGCACGTCGCGGATAATAAGAACGTTTAATTCTTAGCATATAGAGAGGTACTCAGGGCGATTGCTCGGGGTGCCTTTTTATATGTGAAAATATATTTTAAAAAAGTTTTCAAGATGTGTTGACTTTAAATTATATCTGAGGTAAGATACTAATTGTCCGTTAAATAAGACGACATGGCGGTGTAGCTCAGCTGGCTAGAGCGTACGGTTCATACCCGTGAGGTCGGGGGTTCGATCCCCTCCGCCGCTATATTTAATTTAACGGCCCGTTGGTCAAGTGGTTAAGACACCGCCCTTTCACGGCGGTAACACGGGTTCGAATCCCGTACGGGTCATCCTAAAAAGATCATGCAAATTTGCATGATCTTTTTTTTGTTAAATAAACTAAGACATACAACACTTCTACAAAATCACCTTGCATTTTCTGAATTTTCTATTAAAATATTGAAAATAAATTACATACCGTGTATATATGTAGAGTTATTTCGAATAAAAAGTCGAACGATTATAAAAGTGAAAACTGTTGTTTTGACAAAAATCCCAATAATAATCTTTTATAATGACAGTAATTAAACTATGCAGGTGGTGTTAAAAATATGCCTAAAGCAGGAAGGAATACTATGAATACAAGTGCATTGGCAATGAATGAGAGTCAGCTTGGAGCAGTAAAGTGGACGAGTAAGTTGCGAATGAAGTTTGAACAGGTTTTCTTTAGATGGGGATTTATTATTGTTGTTATTGGTTTTCTTTTGGGACGAGCATATATATTAACAAACATTTTACCGTTTGCACTGCCGTTTTTTGCTGCTGTTTATGTTATGAAGCGGGATAAAATGCCGCTCGCGTTCTTGGCTCTAATGGGGGGCGCACTTTCAGTTTCGATAGATAATTTATTCTTTACCTTTGCATCTATTTTTACTTTCTTCATTTATAATATCTTCTTTAGTCGGTTTACACGTAAAACTGTTGGACTTGTTCCATTCCAAGTATTTATCTCCGCATTAACCGCACATTTAGTTGTCGTATATTTTGCACAACAAACTGTCACCATGTACGATCTACTCGTTAGTACGATTGAGGCAGGGCTTAGCTTCGTATTAACTATGATATTTTTACAAAGTGTTCCGCTTTTATTAGAAAGAAAAGGTAAACAGCAAGCGTTAGAGACAGAAGAAATTGTTTGTTTAATTATATTACTAGCATCTGTTTTAACAGGTACAACAGATTGGTTTGTATATGATGCTTCTATTCAACATATCTTTACTAGGTATTTAGTGCTCGTGTTTGCATTTATCGCGGGGGCCGCTACAGGATCTACAGTGGGGGTTGTAACTGGATTAATATTAAGTTTAGCCAATGTCTCCAGCTTATCTCAACTTAGTCTGTTAGCCTTTTCTGGGTTGCTAGGTGGTTTGTTGAAAGAAGGGAAGCGTTTAGGTGTTAGTTTAGGTTTATTAATTGGGACGAGCTTGATTACGCTATATGTAGACAAGCAAACAAACATTGTGACAACTTTAATTGAATCTGGTGTGGCAATTGCTTTCTTCTTATTAACGCCGAAACTTGTTATGGATCGTATTGCTAAATTTATGCCAGGCACACAGGAACATTCGCAAGATCAACAACAGTATTTAAGAAGGATGCGCGATGTTACAGCGAGTAAGATTAATCAATTTGCCAATGTATTTGCTGCTTTATCTAATAGTTTTTCTGTATATGGATATGTAGAGGAGGAAGATAAGGAGACAGAAGCAGATTTGTTCTTAAGTACAATTACTGCAAAAACATGTCAAACATGCTTTAAAAAGGACCAATGTTGGGTAGTTAACTTCGACAAAACGTATGATTATATGAAACAAATAATGAGCGAAACGGAAGAGGGGACGTTGCAGCATAATCGGAAGTTAGTTCGTGAGTGGGACAAGCATTGTGTGAGAGGGAAGAAAGTGACGGATTTAGTAGCAGGCGAATTAGATCACTTCTATGAGGGACAAAAATTACGAAAACAAATGAAAGAAAATCGTAGAATAGTAGCGGAGCAACTATTAGGTGTATCAAAAGTTATGGAAGATTTCGCTAAGGAGATACAAAGAGAACGAGAAAATCATCAAGTACAGGAAGAACAGATTCTGCAAGCGTTTCGTGATTTTGGTGTAGAAATAGAGCATGTTGATATTTATTGTTTAGATAGAGGGGGTATTGATATTGAAATGTTGATTCCAGTTGCATCTAATGAACATGGGGAATGTGAAAAGTTAGTTGCGCCTATGCTTTCTGATATTCTAAAGGAAAACATTGTTGTTAAACATGAAGAAAAATCTTCTTATCCGAACGGCCATAGCTTAATATCATTTGGTTCGGCAAAAACGTATTCTCTTGATACGGGGTTGGCCACAGCCGCAAAAGGCGGTGGGTTTGTTTCGGGTGATTCTTATGCGATGGTGGATTTGAGTGTTGGTAAATATGCGCTTGCAA includes these proteins:
- a CDS encoding S1 domain-containing RNA-binding protein, producing the protein MSIEVGSKLQGKVTGITNFGAFVELPEGLTGLVHISEVADNYVKDINDHLKVGDQVEVKVINVEKDGKIGLSIKKAKEREKTEGDRPRGEYQRGGGGDQQRSGRPQRNRSFNRDNRGGGNERAPKETFEQKMARFLKDSEDRLTSLKRNTESKRGGRGARRG
- the spoIIE gene encoding stage II sporulation protein E, which translates into the protein MPKAGRNTMNTSALAMNESQLGAVKWTSKLRMKFEQVFFRWGFIIVVIGFLLGRAYILTNILPFALPFFAAVYVMKRDKMPLAFLALMGGALSVSIDNLFFTFASIFTFFIYNIFFSRFTRKTVGLVPFQVFISALTAHLVVVYFAQQTVTMYDLLVSTIEAGLSFVLTMIFLQSVPLLLERKGKQQALETEEIVCLIILLASVLTGTTDWFVYDASIQHIFTRYLVLVFAFIAGAATGSTVGVVTGLILSLANVSSLSQLSLLAFSGLLGGLLKEGKRLGVSLGLLIGTSLITLYVDKQTNIVTTLIESGVAIAFFLLTPKLVMDRIAKFMPGTQEHSQDQQQYLRRMRDVTASKINQFANVFAALSNSFSVYGYVEEEDKETEADLFLSTITAKTCQTCFKKDQCWVVNFDKTYDYMKQIMSETEEGTLQHNRKLVREWDKHCVRGKKVTDLVAGELDHFYEGQKLRKQMKENRRIVAEQLLGVSKVMEDFAKEIQRERENHQVQEEQILQAFRDFGVEIEHVDIYCLDRGGIDIEMLIPVASNEHGECEKLVAPMLSDILKENIVVKHEEKSSYPNGHSLISFGSAKTYSLDTGLATAAKGGGFVSGDSYAMVDLSVGKYALAISDGMGNGQRAHMESKETVKLLQKILQSGIDEEIAIKSINSILSLRTTEEMFTTLDLAMVDLRDASAKFLKIGSTPSFVKRANNILKIEASNLPMGIIEDVEVDVVGEQLKTGDILIMMSDGIFEGAQHVENHELWMKRKIKELQTEDPQEIADIIMEEVIRSGDGYINDDMTIVVAKVKKNMPKWATIPIVGMQAQ